A single region of the Elusimicrobium sp. An273 genome encodes:
- a CDS encoding TadE family protein, translating into MNKFRRKCGGQVTAELMLILPVFMLMVFFVLEYGNIAYHTIIANHASYEFARIGSLVAVKKPSGRPDRTVITQKINQAKQKVFGTKAAGIGVNVKVETTGTDPMYRRHRHEDVIVTVTYPVRLMFPGTSYVLASEPRREGVRRIQAVTRMPIEKAYQSSDTK; encoded by the coding sequence ATGAACAAATTTCGTAGGAAGTGTGGTGGGCAGGTAACTGCGGAGCTGATGCTGATTTTGCCGGTATTTATGCTGATGGTGTTTTTCGTCCTTGAATACGGCAACATCGCATACCACACGATTATTGCAAACCATGCTTCCTATGAATTTGCCCGTATCGGCTCGCTGGTGGCGGTTAAAAAGCCCAGCGGCCGGCCGGACAGAACTGTTATTACACAGAAGATTAACCAAGCCAAACAAAAAGTATTTGGCACAAAAGCGGCCGGTATCGGGGTGAACGTAAAAGTAGAAACCACCGGCACCGACCCGATGTACAGAAGACACCGCCATGAGGACGTAATTGTAACGGTTACGTATCCCGTGCGGCTGATGTTCCCGGGCACCAGTTATGTGCTGGCCAGCGAGCCCCGCCGAGAAGGCGTGCGCCGCATTCAGGCCGTGACCCGGATGCCGATAGAAAAAGCGTATCAAAGTTCCGATACGAAATAG